From Suncus etruscus isolate mSunEtr1 chromosome 6, mSunEtr1.pri.cur, whole genome shotgun sequence, one genomic window encodes:
- the LOC126010782 gene encoding ATP synthase F(0) complex subunit C1, mitochondrial-like, which translates to MQTSRTLLVTSALTRCCTRGLIRPVSASFLNRPEIPSKQPQPSYNSSPLQLARREFQTSMVSQDIDTAAKFIGAGAATIGVAGSGAGIGTVFGSLIIGYARNPSLKQQLFSYAILGFALSEAMGLFCLMVAFLILFAM; encoded by the coding sequence ATGCAGACCTCCCGGACACTGCTTGTTACTTCGGCTCTGACCCGCTGTTGTACCAGGGGTCTTATTAGGCCTGTGTCTGCCTCCTTCCTGAACAGGCCCGAGATCCCATCTAAACAACCTCAGCCTTCTTACAACAGCTCTCCACTCCAGCTGGCCAGACGGGAGTTCCAGACCAGCATGGTCTCCCAGGACATTGACACAGCCGCCAAATTTATTGGTGCTGGAGCCGCCACCATAGGTGTGGCTGGCTCAGGTGCTGGCATTGGAACCGTGTTTGGCAGCTTAATCATTGGTTATGCCAGGAACCCATCTCTCAAGCAGCAGCTCTTCTCCTATGCCATCCTGGGCTTTGCCCTGTCTGAGGCCATGGGACTCTTCTGTTTGATGGTCGCCTTCCTCATCCTCTTCGCCATGTGA